The Pseudodesulfovibrio sp. zrk46 genome contains a region encoding:
- a CDS encoding transporter substrate-binding domain-containing protein, with translation MFVRFVVLCLFLILTALPAAAAPDSLTRMTDPWKGDLTQIIKEHRPIRVLVSYNRTNFFLVRGAMRGMEYDLMQAYKKHLAATNKTMHPRMVFVTVPFDELIPALLDGRGDIAAAGLTATAARKRDAAFTSPYRTNVDEIVVGSYRAAPIHKLEDLAGKTVHVMAGSSYATHLRTLNHQFKRRGIKPIDVVEPDPHLVTEDLLEMAERGIINYTVADSHLAEIWKSALPRLKLFKDIPLHSGGDLAWAVRPGSKALLKSLSEFANTVQQGTLMGNMVFKRYFVNSDWVKDPNAREDKERLQELRSLFEKYGEMYRFDWLKLAAQAYQESRFNMDTKSAAGAVGIMQVRPATALDPNVNVKDYKTLEGNIHAGAKYLRFLRDNYFQDVAPEARVDFALAAYNAGPARVIKLRKAAREMGLNPDLWFANVEWAAYKDIGTETPSYVANVQMYYAAYKSIAKTLTVRGKVK, from the coding sequence ATGTTCGTACGATTCGTTGTCTTGTGCCTGTTTCTGATACTGACAGCCTTGCCCGCCGCGGCCGCGCCGGACAGTTTGACCCGCATGACCGATCCATGGAAAGGGGATCTGACGCAGATCATCAAGGAACATCGGCCCATTCGCGTGCTGGTGAGTTACAACCGCACCAACTTCTTTCTCGTGCGCGGTGCCATGCGCGGCATGGAGTACGACCTGATGCAGGCATACAAGAAGCATCTGGCCGCAACGAACAAGACAATGCATCCGCGGATGGTCTTTGTGACCGTCCCCTTTGACGAACTCATCCCGGCCCTGCTGGACGGACGCGGCGACATTGCCGCCGCCGGGTTGACCGCCACGGCCGCCCGCAAGCGGGATGCCGCTTTCACCTCGCCGTATCGCACCAACGTTGATGAGATCGTGGTGGGCTCATATCGGGCCGCGCCCATCCACAAGCTCGAAGATCTCGCCGGAAAGACCGTTCATGTCATGGCCGGCTCCAGTTACGCCACGCATCTGCGCACCCTGAATCATCAATTCAAGCGCCGGGGTATCAAGCCCATCGATGTGGTGGAGCCCGATCCGCACCTCGTCACCGAGGATCTTCTGGAGATGGCCGAGCGCGGTATCATCAATTACACCGTGGCCGATTCCCATCTGGCTGAAATCTGGAAGAGTGCCTTGCCCCGTCTCAAGTTGTTCAAGGATATTCCGCTGCACAGCGGCGGTGATCTGGCGTGGGCCGTGCGCCCCGGCAGCAAGGCGCTGCTCAAGAGTCTCAGCGAATTTGCCAACACGGTGCAGCAGGGAACGCTCATGGGCAACATGGTGTTCAAGCGGTATTTCGTGAACTCCGACTGGGTGAAGGACCCCAACGCCCGCGAGGACAAGGAACGCTTGCAGGAGCTGCGCAGTCTGTTCGAGAAGTACGGTGAGATGTACCGTTTCGACTGGCTCAAGCTCGCGGCGCAGGCCTATCAGGAGTCACGCTTCAACATGGACACCAAGAGTGCGGCGGGAGCCGTGGGCATCATGCAGGTGCGTCCTGCCACGGCCCTTGATCCCAACGTGAACGTAAAGGATTACAAGACCCTTGAAGGCAATATCCACGCCGGGGCCAAGTATCTTCGCTTTCTGCGCGACAACTATTTTCAGGACGTCGCGCCCGAGGCCCGTGTCGACTTCGCCCTCGCCGCCTATAACGCCGGACCGGCCCGTGTGATCAAGCTCCGCAAGGCCGCCCGGGAGATGGGTTTGAATCCCGATCTCTGGTTCGCCAATGTCGAGTGGGCCGCTTACAAGGACATCGGTACCGAGACGCCTTCCTATGTCGCCAATGTGCAGATGTATTACGCCGCCTACAAGTCCATCGCCAAGACACTCACCGTCCGCGGCAAGGTGAAGTAA
- a CDS encoding serine hydrolase, translated as MLRPLLLCLLMLPILCSPAMAVSFDTTMAHFEQYAIREMPKWHVPGMAIAVVKGDKTVYAKGFGTKRYGENRPVDKDTIFQVGSTTKAFTVALMATLVDEGKVGWDDRVVDHFPGFMMFDPWVTREFRIHDLFAQHSGMPAYAGDLQSFIGFDRDHIIHSLRYIKPTYSFRDNFSYVNNLFVAGAKVEETLTGQTWEQLMHERILTPLGMSSSSLTEPGLTFAKDSADLHVLVDGTPQSIKLGSMLLSWPYVYGPAGGLNSSATDMARWAAAQLNKGKLGKTRIFSEDAAAYMHAPRTPVKMGEFYGAYAQGWLRTDLNKTDVIWHNGGTSGICSFVGFSPDLDMAVVILTNLGHHKLADALGLQFFDMMSGRKADWSATFLNAPDEDDEETDPAHKLPGLPLDSYVGTYISPVYGKLSVERDGDDLMVTMGATQQVRIKIAHRNGHVFSGDWAEMDPGSPEYHFDFDVTPDNEVQRISIREVNYDGLAEFTRQ; from the coding sequence ATGCTGCGCCCACTTCTCCTTTGCCTGTTGATGCTGCCGATCCTGTGCAGTCCGGCCATGGCGGTCTCCTTTGACACAACCATGGCCCACTTCGAGCAGTACGCGATCCGCGAAATGCCTAAATGGCACGTACCGGGCATGGCCATTGCCGTGGTCAAAGGGGACAAGACCGTCTACGCCAAGGGATTCGGCACCAAGCGCTACGGAGAGAATCGGCCGGTGGACAAGGACACGATCTTTCAGGTGGGCTCCACCACCAAGGCATTTACCGTGGCCCTGATGGCAACACTGGTAGATGAAGGCAAAGTGGGCTGGGACGACCGGGTGGTGGACCACTTTCCCGGTTTCATGATGTTCGACCCGTGGGTGACGCGGGAATTCCGCATCCATGACCTGTTCGCACAGCATAGCGGCATGCCTGCCTATGCGGGCGACCTGCAAAGCTTCATCGGATTCGACCGGGACCACATCATCCACTCCCTGCGATACATCAAACCGACATACTCCTTTCGGGACAACTTCTCCTACGTGAACAACCTGTTCGTGGCCGGAGCCAAGGTGGAAGAGACGCTGACCGGACAGACATGGGAGCAGCTCATGCATGAACGCATCCTCACGCCGCTTGGCATGTCGTCATCCTCCCTGACGGAGCCGGGGCTGACCTTTGCCAAAGACAGCGCCGACCTCCATGTGCTGGTGGACGGCACTCCCCAATCCATCAAGCTCGGCTCCATGCTGCTGTCATGGCCCTATGTGTATGGTCCGGCGGGCGGGCTCAACTCCTCGGCCACAGACATGGCCCGGTGGGCGGCCGCACAGTTGAACAAAGGCAAACTCGGCAAGACACGAATATTCAGCGAAGATGCCGCCGCGTATATGCATGCGCCCCGCACGCCGGTGAAGATGGGTGAGTTTTATGGAGCCTACGCGCAAGGCTGGTTGCGTACCGACCTGAACAAGACCGATGTCATCTGGCACAATGGCGGCACCTCCGGCATCTGCTCCTTTGTGGGCTTTTCGCCGGATCTCGACATGGCCGTGGTCATCCTGACCAATCTCGGACACCACAAGCTGGCGGACGCATTGGGGCTGCAATTCTTTGACATGATGTCCGGGCGCAAGGCGGACTGGAGCGCCACATTCCTCAATGCGCCCGACGAGGATGACGAGGAAACCGACCCCGCCCACAAGCTGCCCGGCCTGCCGCTGGACAGCTATGTCGGAACCTATATCAGCCCGGTTTACGGAAAACTTTCCGTCGAGCGCGACGGCGACGACCTGATGGTGACCATGGGAGCGACGCAACAGGTACGCATCAAAATTGCGCACCGGAACGGGCACGTTTTCAGTGGGGACTGGGCGGAAATGGACCCGGGCTCTCCCGAGTATCACTTCGACTTCGACGTGACCCCGGACAACGAGGTGCAACGCATCTCCATCCGAGAGGTCAACTACGACGGGCTGGCCGAATTTACTCGTCAGTAA
- a CDS encoding SpoIIE family protein phosphatase has translation MSNDSNTSREELAIEVANLRAQLADAEDTLVKLQEKMSQGEAVCKNEIEQMRQTRKTLGIANLIVENSPAVLFRREATEDATLVYVSENISQWGYDAAKFLDGSMVFQDIVLPEDHPRLEAEIVGYRDQDVEEYAQEYRIVTADGNVRWISDETSVIRDENGIKLFNQGVLMDITRRKKAEEALAGSEYKFRRTLETAGEGYLMLDKNLRMVEVNDAYCRMLGYEREEMLGKTTYDFATQEYRRFLEANKERFLKQEHRRFEGSLYHKDGHVVPVLVNANTLRDEDDEFIGHVAFVVDLTEQKKAVELAGEVQKSLLPGVAPRIPGLDIAGNSVASEIAGGDYFDYLEGLDPEHPSVSVAVGDISGHGVDAALLMTTARGFLRMRAAQPGSPGQIVTEMNRHLATDLDGSGRFMTLFYLTMDPENQKAHWVRAGHDPAMIYCPKLDFFTELSEGAGLPLGVLKESDYVEQANEMHPGQIIAIGTDGIWEARNREGEMFGKQRFKDVVRNTADLSAQEIMDAVFEAVRKYTGGSKPEDDITLVIVKYGFTDE, from the coding sequence ATGAGCAACGATAGCAATACATCCAGAGAAGAGCTGGCCATTGAGGTGGCGAACCTGCGTGCGCAACTGGCGGACGCGGAGGATACGCTCGTCAAGCTTCAGGAAAAGATGAGCCAGGGCGAGGCCGTTTGCAAAAACGAGATCGAGCAGATGCGGCAGACTCGCAAGACGCTGGGCATCGCCAACCTGATCGTTGAGAATTCCCCTGCGGTGCTCTTCCGCCGTGAAGCCACGGAAGATGCCACTCTGGTGTACGTCTCCGAAAATATCAGCCAGTGGGGCTACGATGCCGCCAAGTTTCTGGATGGCTCCATGGTATTTCAGGATATAGTTCTGCCCGAGGACCATCCTCGTCTTGAAGCCGAGATTGTCGGCTACCGTGACCAGGATGTGGAGGAGTATGCGCAGGAATACCGAATTGTTACGGCAGACGGCAACGTGCGATGGATTTCGGATGAGACTTCGGTCATTCGCGATGAGAACGGCATCAAGCTGTTCAATCAGGGTGTGCTCATGGATATCACCCGTCGCAAGAAGGCCGAGGAGGCCCTCGCTGGCAGTGAATACAAATTTCGACGCACCCTTGAGACGGCTGGTGAAGGCTACCTCATGCTGGATAAGAATCTGCGCATGGTGGAGGTCAATGATGCCTACTGCCGCATGCTCGGCTATGAGCGTGAGGAAATGCTGGGCAAGACCACCTATGACTTTGCCACGCAGGAGTACAGGCGGTTTCTGGAAGCCAACAAGGAACGCTTTCTGAAGCAGGAACACCGTCGCTTTGAGGGGAGCCTCTACCACAAGGACGGTCATGTGGTCCCGGTTCTGGTGAATGCCAATACGCTGCGCGACGAGGACGACGAGTTTATCGGGCATGTCGCGTTCGTGGTGGACCTGACCGAGCAGAAGAAGGCCGTTGAGCTGGCGGGCGAGGTGCAGAAGAGTCTGCTGCCCGGTGTGGCTCCGCGTATTCCCGGTCTCGATATCGCGGGCAACTCCGTGGCCAGTGAGATCGCTGGCGGTGACTATTTCGACTATCTGGAAGGACTCGACCCGGAACATCCCTCGGTTTCTGTGGCCGTGGGCGATATCTCCGGCCATGGCGTGGATGCGGCCCTGCTCATGACCACGGCGCGCGGCTTCCTGCGCATGCGTGCGGCCCAGCCCGGCAGTCCGGGCCAGATCGTCACCGAGATGAACCGCCATCTGGCCACCGATCTGGACGGTTCCGGCCGGTTCATGACACTTTTCTACCTGACCATGGACCCGGAAAATCAGAAGGCTCACTGGGTCCGTGCCGGACATGATCCGGCCATGATCTATTGCCCGAAGCTGGATTTCTTCACCGAGCTCAGCGAAGGCGCAGGGCTGCCCCTTGGTGTGCTCAAGGAGTCGGATTATGTGGAGCAGGCCAACGAGATGCACCCCGGCCAGATCATCGCCATCGGTACGGACGGCATTTGGGAAGCCCGTAACCGTGAAGGCGAGATGTTCGGCAAGCAGCGTTTCAAGGACGTTGTGCGCAACACCGCCGATCTCTCCGCGCAGGAAATCATGGACGCTGTCTTCGAGGCCGTGCGCAAGTATACCGGCGGCTCCAAGCCCGAGGATGACATCACGCTGGTTATCGTGAAGTACGGCTTTACTGACGAGTAA
- a CDS encoding MarR family transcriptional regulator, whose amino-acid sequence MEENVLKAMEEAGKPVRPGEVAKTLGVDSKDVSKAIKTLKEAGKVMSPKRCYYQPA is encoded by the coding sequence ATGGAAGAGAACGTACTGAAAGCAATGGAAGAAGCAGGCAAGCCGGTTCGTCCGGGTGAAGTGGCCAAGACCCTCGGCGTCGACAGTAAAGACGTTTCCAAGGCCATCAAGACCCTGAAAGAAGCCGGCAAGGTAATGTCCCCCAAACGCTGCTACTACCAACCCGCATAA
- the serB gene encoding phosphoserine phosphatase SerB, translating into MEKLILVHVTGNDRPGLTSELSEVLAGFDVAILDIGQVVIHNFLTLGILIRLPSDSQPVLKDMLFKAHELGVTMKLHPLDEADYGKWVDMADRQRHIITLLAQTISSEHIAAITKVVSESGLNIDTIHRLSGRVPLDCGDFECSRACVEFTVRGTPKDIGEIRSKFLDISADLMADIAFQEDDIFRRNRRLVCFDMDSTLIQAEVIDELAKEAGVGDEVAAITESAMRGELDFKQSLRKRLSLLNGLDESVLQTVADRLPLTDGAEKLISTLKSLGYTIAILSGGFTYFGNILKEKLGIDYVYANELEIIDGKLTGNAVGDIVDAEKKAELLQEIAKKESIALQQVIAVGDGANDLPMLNLAGLGIAFHAKPKVKKGARQSISTFGLDSILYLIGFSDRELD; encoded by the coding sequence ATGGAAAAACTCATATTGGTACACGTGACCGGCAACGACAGACCGGGCCTGACCTCGGAATTGTCCGAAGTGCTGGCCGGCTTCGATGTGGCCATCCTCGACATTGGCCAGGTGGTCATTCATAATTTCCTTACCTTGGGCATACTTATCCGCCTGCCCTCGGATTCCCAGCCAGTCCTGAAAGACATGCTGTTCAAGGCCCATGAACTGGGCGTCACCATGAAACTTCACCCGCTGGATGAAGCCGACTACGGCAAATGGGTGGACATGGCCGACCGTCAGCGCCACATCATCACCCTGCTGGCCCAGACCATTTCTTCGGAACATATTGCGGCCATCACCAAAGTGGTCAGCGAATCCGGCCTGAACATCGACACCATCCACCGCCTGTCGGGTCGCGTGCCTCTGGACTGTGGCGACTTTGAATGCTCCCGCGCCTGCGTGGAATTCACTGTCCGCGGCACACCCAAGGATATCGGCGAAATCCGCTCCAAGTTCCTGGACATCTCGGCCGACCTCATGGCTGATATCGCCTTCCAGGAAGATGACATTTTCCGCCGCAACCGCCGTCTGGTCTGCTTTGACATGGACTCCACCCTGATTCAGGCAGAGGTCATCGACGAGCTGGCCAAGGAAGCGGGCGTGGGCGATGAAGTGGCCGCCATCACCGAATCCGCCATGCGCGGCGAACTGGACTTCAAACAAAGCCTGCGCAAACGCCTGTCCCTGCTCAACGGCCTTGATGAATCCGTGCTGCAAACCGTAGCAGACCGCCTGCCACTGACCGACGGTGCCGAGAAGCTCATCTCCACCCTGAAGAGCCTCGGATACACCATCGCCATCCTGTCCGGCGGGTTCACCTACTTCGGCAACATCCTCAAAGAGAAGCTCGGCATCGACTACGTCTACGCCAACGAGCTGGAGATCATCGACGGCAAACTCACGGGTAACGCCGTGGGTGATATCGTGGACGCCGAGAAGAAGGCCGAACTGCTCCAGGAGATCGCGAAAAAGGAATCCATCGCCCTGCAACAGGTCATTGCCGTGGGCGACGGCGCCAACGACCTGCCCATGCTGAATCTGGCAGGCCTCGGCATCGCGTTCCACGCCAAGCCCAAGGTCAAGAAAGGCGCGCGCCAGTCCATCTCCACCTTCGGGCTGGACTCCATCCTTTACCTGATCGGCTTCAGCGATCGAGAGCTGGACTAG
- a CDS encoding transposase: protein MTVIPPSCIPDAPGGFDSLLESDEKAREYLLSLTWPTGDAFCPRCGHRKVYTLSGDRLRCASCKYTFQPFSGRWINNGALSPSEWLHLVTLFVDECSVHQMKQKLSLSYNTVYKALTAIRFAILAHAIDARQLISSATGLDSYLKGNRLTGGPREMRMDTIPVYGILRRDDHVFIDLVPGFQAETLFHFHMNFHLKLIRTGNLVYTDRYKEYDALMFCGNDSLPYEVIRRYDEPPHIDAVHDEFWEFAQSRIKRFRGISCQRFPLYLKELEFRFNNRDKSIAEIITAYLCALVPSSE from the coding sequence ATGACTGTTATACCACCCAGCTGCATACCTGATGCCCCCGGCGGCTTCGACTCTCTTCTGGAGAGCGACGAAAAAGCGCGGGAGTATCTCCTCTCCCTCACCTGGCCCACGGGCGATGCCTTCTGTCCCCGCTGTGGCCACCGCAAGGTCTACACCTTGTCCGGTGACCGTCTCCGCTGCGCCAGCTGCAAGTACACCTTCCAGCCCTTTTCCGGTCGCTGGATCAACAACGGTGCGCTTTCACCTTCTGAATGGCTGCATCTTGTGACCCTGTTCGTGGACGAATGTTCCGTCCACCAGATGAAGCAGAAGCTGTCTCTGTCCTACAACACGGTCTACAAGGCGCTCACTGCCATCCGCTTCGCCATCCTCGCCCATGCCATCGATGCCCGCCAGCTCATCAGCTCGGCCACCGGCCTCGATTCCTATCTCAAGGGCAACCGTCTTACCGGCGGCCCCCGCGAGATGCGCATGGACACCATCCCGGTTTACGGCATCCTGCGTCGTGACGACCACGTCTTCATCGACTTGGTGCCCGGTTTTCAGGCTGAGACACTGTTCCACTTCCACATGAACTTCCACCTGAAGCTCATCCGCACCGGCAACCTCGTCTACACCGATCGCTACAAGGAATACGATGCGCTGATGTTCTGCGGTAACGATTCGTTGCCGTACGAGGTTATCCGTCGCTATGACGAGCCGCCTCACATCGACGCCGTGCACGATGAGTTCTGGGAGTTTGCTCAGTCCCGTATCAAGCGGTTCCGGGGCATCTCCTGCCAGCGGTTCCCGCTCTATCTCAAGGAGCTGGAGTTCCGCTTCAACAACCGCGACAAGTCCATCGCGGAGATCATCACCGCGTATTTATGCGCGCTGGTACCCTCATCCGAATAA
- a CDS encoding formate dehydrogenase accessory protein FdhE, with protein MEFNVEEAGRLLDKKLAQLRGKSYISEELINLLDEVAHLQLAARAEVKVSIPDELEIASPEQIIQGVSLVAREDFPYDAAQAEELLGKLIDLLKKMEGPLADAAKGVEAALESGDLTAEGLFSKYMQDDSTFFGSWAERCPDAPKAIAFLAFASLAPSIEATAAVLSLSLPDMKVPAVGTCPICGSLPLISSLEEKEGFRHATCSFCRHDYRIKRLACPVCGEEEQKKLTFFTVDEEPGFRVDVCESCKTYIKTIDFRELDRVAIPVLDDLDSLALDYVAAGQGYRRATLSAWGF; from the coding sequence ATGGAATTCAACGTGGAAGAAGCCGGGCGTCTGCTCGACAAGAAGTTGGCTCAGTTACGAGGCAAGTCTTATATATCCGAGGAATTGATCAACCTGCTGGATGAAGTGGCGCATCTGCAACTGGCCGCGCGGGCTGAAGTCAAGGTGTCCATTCCCGATGAACTGGAGATTGCCTCTCCTGAACAGATTATTCAGGGCGTGTCCTTGGTGGCCCGCGAAGATTTTCCCTATGACGCTGCCCAGGCCGAAGAGCTGTTGGGCAAGCTCATCGACCTGCTCAAGAAAATGGAAGGCCCCCTGGCCGATGCAGCCAAGGGCGTCGAAGCGGCTCTCGAATCCGGCGACCTGACAGCGGAAGGGCTGTTCTCCAAGTACATGCAGGACGACTCCACTTTCTTTGGCTCCTGGGCCGAGCGGTGTCCCGATGCACCCAAGGCCATCGCCTTTCTGGCATTCGCCTCGCTGGCTCCGTCCATCGAAGCAACCGCCGCGGTCCTGTCCTTAAGCCTGCCCGATATGAAGGTCCCGGCTGTCGGCACCTGTCCCATCTGTGGCAGCCTGCCGCTCATTTCTTCCCTTGAGGAAAAGGAAGGTTTCCGTCACGCCACTTGCTCCTTCTGTCGTCACGATTACCGCATCAAGCGCCTCGCTTGTCCGGTCTGCGGCGAAGAGGAGCAGAAGAAGCTGACCTTCTTCACCGTGGACGAGGAACCCGGCTTCCGCGTTGATGTTTGTGAATCCTGCAAGACATATATCAAGACCATTGATTTCCGTGAGTTGGACCGCGTGGCCATCCCGGTGCTGGATGACCTCGATTCCCTGGCGCTGGACTATGTGGCCGCTGGTCAGGGCTATCGCCGTGCAACTCTTTCCGCTTGGGGATTCTAA
- a CDS encoding FAD/NAD(P)-binding oxidoreductase, protein MRNIVIVGAGAGGTMVANLLRKELDEEEFDITIIDRDEKHHYQPGYLFIPFGIYSKKDVLKPKREFIPEGVNFVIDTVTNIDTKGRKVEAVKGSYDYDWLVIASGARIDPTEVDGMMDGWRDTIFDFYSLGGATALRKQMKYFSNGKIVLNIADVPYKCPIAPLEFVFMADWFFTVNGVRDNVEIELVTPLDGVFTKPVATKALSKLAEKKNIKVTTQFALDSVDAKNKQILSADGRDVGYDLLVSIPPNLGDKAITNSGMGDPMGFMQTDNHTLKAEGHDRVFVLGDATNVPASKAGSTAHYQSTTVVNNLIREIDGYDAKPTFDGHATCFLASGFDKAVLLDFNYTVEPLPGMFPFPGMGPFDLLKESLGNYWGKMMFRWVYWNLMMKGLELPLEPQMNLAGKVRRYVEQEG, encoded by the coding sequence ATGCGGAACATCGTCATCGTGGGCGCGGGTGCTGGCGGCACCATGGTCGCCAATCTGCTGCGAAAAGAACTGGATGAAGAAGAATTCGATATCACCATCATCGACAGGGACGAGAAGCACCATTACCAGCCGGGCTATCTGTTCATACCGTTCGGCATCTATTCCAAGAAGGACGTGCTCAAACCCAAGCGGGAGTTCATCCCCGAGGGCGTCAACTTCGTCATCGACACCGTCACCAACATCGACACCAAGGGCCGCAAGGTGGAGGCCGTCAAGGGCAGCTATGACTACGACTGGCTGGTCATCGCCTCGGGCGCACGCATCGATCCCACCGAAGTGGACGGCATGATGGACGGCTGGCGCGACACCATCTTCGACTTCTACTCTCTGGGCGGCGCCACGGCCCTGCGCAAGCAAATGAAATATTTTTCCAACGGCAAGATCGTCCTGAACATCGCGGACGTGCCCTACAAGTGTCCCATCGCGCCGCTGGAGTTCGTGTTCATGGCGGATTGGTTCTTCACGGTAAACGGCGTGCGTGACAATGTGGAAATCGAGCTGGTCACGCCGCTGGACGGTGTTTTCACCAAGCCCGTGGCCACCAAGGCGCTTTCCAAGCTGGCCGAGAAGAAGAACATCAAGGTCACGACCCAGTTCGCGCTGGACAGTGTGGATGCCAAGAACAAGCAGATTCTCTCTGCCGACGGTCGCGACGTGGGATACGATCTGCTCGTCTCCATCCCGCCCAATCTCGGCGACAAGGCGATCACGAATTCCGGCATGGGCGACCCCATGGGATTCATGCAGACCGACAACCACACCCTCAAGGCCGAGGGACATGATCGTGTTTTCGTATTGGGTGACGCCACCAACGTGCCCGCCTCCAAGGCCGGGTCCACCGCCCACTACCAGTCCACCACGGTGGTGAACAATCTCATCCGCGAGATTGACGGGTACGATGCCAAGCCCACCTTTGACGGCCACGCCACCTGCTTCCTCGCCTCCGGTTTCGACAAGGCGGTGTTGCTGGACTTCAACTATACCGTGGAGCCGCTTCCCGGCATGTTCCCCTTCCCGGGTATGGGACCCTTTGACTTGCTCAAGGAGTCCCTTGGCAACTACTGGGGCAAGATGATGTTCCGCTGGGTGTACTGGAACCTGATGATGAAGGGACTGGAGTTGCCACTGGAGCCGCAGATGAATCTGGCAGGCAAGGTGCGCCGTTACGTGGAGCAGGAGGGTTAG
- a CDS encoding DUF1641 domain-containing protein, with amino-acid sequence MTREDEILERLDRLEALMTPMAQSARAMNEFKEELTPRVNELVKHVIVELAEIDSDFQLSDLTRLGKNMLRNINNINYALNQLKNAIDFVDTAEPLMKITVPYYIQRLDELEQKGVFNLLTAGLTTLERLAETYSAEEIEQIGTTLVNLTGALQKLGTPQAASFLDHMASIPGRVDIAELEALGAVDLFKAMADEDVRKGMGLLLQLTKAMAPPA; translated from the coding sequence ATGACTCGCGAAGACGAAATCCTCGAACGGCTGGACCGTCTCGAAGCACTCATGACGCCCATGGCCCAATCGGCCCGCGCCATGAACGAATTCAAGGAGGAGCTGACCCCACGCGTCAACGAGCTGGTCAAGCACGTCATCGTCGAACTCGCCGAGATCGACTCCGACTTCCAGCTCTCCGACCTGACCCGACTGGGCAAGAACATGCTCCGCAACATCAACAACATCAACTACGCCCTGAACCAGCTCAAAAACGCCATCGACTTCGTGGACACGGCCGAGCCGCTCATGAAGATCACCGTGCCGTACTACATTCAGCGTCTCGACGAGCTCGAACAAAAGGGCGTCTTCAATCTCCTCACCGCCGGCCTCACCACCCTCGAACGGTTGGCCGAGACCTATTCCGCCGAAGAGATCGAACAGATCGGTACAACCCTCGTGAACCTCACCGGCGCGCTTCAGAAACTCGGCACCCCGCAAGCCGCCAGCTTCCTCGACCACATGGCCTCCATCCCCGGCCGGGTCGACATTGCCGAACTCGAAGCCCTCGGCGCCGTCGACCTCTTCAAGGCAATGGCCGACGAAGACGTACGCAAAGGCATGGGGTTGTTGCTGCAATTAACCAAGGCCATGGCTCCTCCGGCGTAG
- a CDS encoding tetratricopeptide repeat protein, producing the protein MVKYCPLIVIGCLMLLLNPIASLASPLAQNSTAIEKSVEALNNGDIEQFEKWVNEIYYSDSPTVQAGLQAMKKEDYALARTYFEVAANKGNTEAMFLMGQLYRKALGVSKNVEKALYWYHKGADLGDLDIQHFLGTLYFGSEDRSFPHDTQRALKIFKSAALSGNKDSCLMLGFLSGYGLQGEVDLDGAIKWFDKADSLNDPQSQYYLGDMFFQQKLYESALSWFLKAAEQGHTKSMRKVGKCYYQGHGTKQNLVQAYRWLSLGNTHDWSDIRSMLDSIESQITSSEREQAEKLILAGKNKYPQ; encoded by the coding sequence ATGGTCAAATATTGCCCATTGATAGTCATCGGCTGCTTAATGCTACTTCTGAACCCTATTGCAAGCCTCGCATCTCCCCTTGCCCAAAATTCGACTGCAATTGAAAAATCAGTTGAAGCCCTCAACAATGGAGACATTGAACAATTTGAAAAATGGGTGAATGAGATCTATTATTCGGATTCACCCACGGTCCAGGCAGGACTTCAAGCTATGAAAAAAGAGGATTATGCCCTAGCTCGAACATACTTTGAGGTTGCCGCGAACAAAGGGAACACTGAAGCCATGTTTTTGATGGGGCAGCTTTACAGAAAAGCGTTGGGAGTATCCAAGAACGTTGAAAAAGCCTTGTACTGGTACCATAAAGGAGCAGACCTTGGAGACCTAGATATTCAGCATTTTCTTGGAACCCTTTATTTCGGGTCTGAAGACCGGAGTTTCCCGCACGATACTCAGCGAGCACTTAAAATCTTCAAGAGTGCAGCACTGTCAGGAAATAAAGATTCTTGTCTTATGTTGGGATTTCTTTCTGGGTATGGCCTGCAAGGAGAGGTGGATTTAGACGGTGCAATCAAATGGTTTGATAAGGCAGATTCCTTAAACGACCCACAAAGCCAGTACTATCTTGGAGACATGTTCTTTCAACAAAAATTATACGAATCTGCGCTGTCTTGGTTTCTGAAAGCGGCGGAACAAGGTCATACTAAGTCCATGAGAAAAGTCGGAAAGTGCTATTATCAAGGGCATGGTACCAAGCAAAACTTGGTTCAGGCCTACCGATGGTTGTCGCTGGGGAATACACATGACTGGAGTGATATACGATCAATGCTGGATAGCATAGAAAGTCAAATTACATCATCGGAAAGAGAACAAGCTGAAAAACTTATCCTAGCCGGCAAAAACAAATATCCACAATAA